From one Chloroflexota bacterium genomic stretch:
- a CDS encoding TrpB-like pyridoxal-phosphate dependent enzyme (catalyzes the formation of L-tryptophan from indole and L-serine): MSDQYKYILDESKLPKAWYNINADLPVPPQPVLHPGTMEPVTPDFL, from the coding sequence ATGAGCGACCAATACAAATATATTCTCGACGAGAGCAAGCTACCGAAAGCGTGGTACAACATCAACGCCGACCTGCCGGTTCCGCCCCAACCCGTCCTGCACCCCGGCACGATGGAACCCGTCACCCCCGACTTCCTCG